A genomic segment from Malaclemys terrapin pileata isolate rMalTer1 chromosome 1, rMalTer1.hap1, whole genome shotgun sequence encodes:
- the LOC128833661 gene encoding olfactory receptor 52E4-like, whose translation MSDSNTTEFTNPSTFILFGIPGLAAAHIWISIPFCAMYAIAMLGNFTILFVMKREPRLQEPMFYFLCMLAVTDLVISTSTVPKMLSIFWFNSREISFNACLTQMYFIHCFSAMESGILLAMAFDRYVAICHPLRHSMTLTNSVVTKIGLAVVMRSGILTLPYPFVARQWPYCRSNIILHSYCRHLAVVNLACADIRISSYYGLFNLFSGIGMDVFFIAVSYTQILRAIFRLPTKDVQLKTFGTCISHLCAILALYIPMFFSSITQRFSENVPVHLRVLIASVYLLVPPVLHPIIYGVRTKQIRGRLLQLFTHKET comes from the coding sequence atgtcagattcgAACACAACCGAATTCActaacccctccaccttcatcctctTTGGCATTCCTGGCCTAGCGGCAGCCCATATCTGGATCTCCATTCCTTTTTGTGCTATGTATGCCATAGCCATGTTGGGGAACTTCACTATCCTGTTCGTCATGAAGAGGGAGCCGAGACTCCAAGAGCCCATgttctatttcctctgcatgctggccgtcACTGACTTGGTCATCTCTACATCCACTGtacccaaaatgctgagcatcttctggttcaattccagggagatcagtttcaatgcctgcctcacccagatgtacttcattcactgcttctCAGCGATGGAATCTGGAATCCTCTtggccatggcttttgatcgctacgtggccatctgccatcccctgagacattccatgACCTTGACAAACTCTGTTGTAACCAAGATAGGCCTGGCCGTGGTGATGCGCAGTGGCATACTCACATTACCCTATCCCTTCGTGGCGAGgcagtggccatattgcagaagCAACATCATCCTTCACTCCTATTGTCGGCATTTAGCAGTGGTGAATCTGGCCTGTGCTGACATCCGCATTAGTAGTTACTATGGCCTGTTTAATCTTTTCTCTGGGATCGGAATGGAtgtgttttttattgcagtgtccTACACTCAGATCCTCCGGGCCATCTTCCGCCTTCCCACAAAGGATGTCCAGCTCAAAACTTTTGGGACCTGCATCTCTCATCTTTGTGCCATCTTAGCTTTGTACATTCCAATGTTCTTCTCCTCTATCACGCAGCGGTTTAGTGAAAATGTGCCAGTGCATTTACGCGTTCTCATTGCCAGTGTGTACCTGCTGGTGCCCCCCGTGCTACACCCCATCATTTatggggtgaggaccaaacagatccggggcaggctgctccagctctttACACATAAAGAGACCTAA